A single window of Salvia splendens isolate huo1 chromosome 6, SspV2, whole genome shotgun sequence DNA harbors:
- the LOC121809004 gene encoding uncharacterized protein LOC121809004 gives MDEDFWRQKAALKWLDEGERNTRFFQGWVKQKRVKSRIHAVEEGKGILTEEVDIRNSAEKFFSELLTEDVGTLMEPDLDILATLPGQENMELLERVPTEEEVKQIVFELNAESAAGPDGYPAKFLSKLLTTRLAPLFPLLTVQHQSGFIKGRLLSDNVLLANELFHEIWKGVTSPNMVLKLVMEKAYDRAQRSTILSLVECLKHYMEVSGQKVNVGKSWFFLDKKHCDWAEEINEVSGFQQGSFPFKYLGVPIFRGKKKTSMFMFIRDKISARIHSWSHRHLSFGGRLTLIRSVMGAIPVHIVQILEPTKGAMRLIEQVMARFLWGSCSPLKKTHWINWERICLPTEEGGLGIRRLRDSIEAFSVKLWWRFGSRVLFGHDFWMGNHWNEEELWILVEEVGLPDEVIGKILQTPFDRREKDRGRWKSTGNGTFVPLQPGSW, from the exons atggatgaggaTTTTTGGAGACAAAAGGCAGCTTTGAAATGGCTGGATGAGGGAGAAAGGAATACACGATTTTTCCAGGGATGGGTAAAACAGAAAAGGGTCAAATCAAGAATTCATGCTGTAGAAGAAGGAAAAGGGATTCTGACTGAAGAGGTGGACATCAGAAATTCGGCAGAGAAATTTTTTAGTGAGTTGTTGACTGAGGATGTGGGAACACTGATGGAACCTGACCTGGATATCCTTGCTACGCTTCCTGGTCAGGAAAACATGGAATTGTTAGAAAGAGTTCCAACAGAAGAGGAAGTAAAACAGATAGTTTTTGAGCTGAATGCAGAGAGTGCTGCTGGTCCAGATGGGTATCCAGCCAAGTTCTTATCAAAACTCCTCACAACAAGGTTGGCACCTCTTTTCCCGTTGTTAACAGTCCAACACCAGAGTGGGTTTATTAAGGGGAGACTTTTAAGTGATAATGTTCTCTTGGCAAATGAACTCTTCCATGAAATTTGGAAGGGGGTGACTTCTCCAAACATGGTCCTAAAATTGGTTATGGAAAAAGCTTACGATCGT GCACAAAGGTCTACAATCTTGAGCCTTGTGGAATGTTTGAAGCACTATATGGAGGTGTCTGGACAGAAGGTAAATGTGGGGAAGAGCTGGTTCTTCCTTGATAAGAAGCATTGTGATTGGGCTGAGGAGATCAACGAGGTTAGCGGGTTTCAGCAAGGAtcatttccttttaagtaccttGGAGTACCTATTTTTCGAGGCAAAAAGAAGACCAGCATGTTTATGTTCATACGTGACAAGATCTCTGCAAGGATTCATAGCTGGAGTCACAGACATCTATCGTTTGGAGGTCGCTTGACTCTAATCAGAAGTGTTATGGGGGCGATTCCAGTCCACATTGTTCAGATTTTGGAACCTACTAAGGGGGCCATGCGGTTGATTGAGCAGGTGATGGCTCGATTTCTGTGGGGCTCTTGTAGTCCCTTGAAAAAAACCCATTGGATCAATTGGGAGAGAATTTGTCTTCCTACGGAGGAAGGAGGCTTGGGAATCAGGCGGCTGAGGGATTCTATTGAGGCATTTAGTGTCAAATTGTGGTGGAGATTCGGGAGCAGAGTTCTCTTTGGGCACG ATTTTTGGATGGGAAATCATTGGAATGAGGAGGAATTGTGGATTTTGGTAGAGGAGGTAGGATTACCAGATGAGGTTATTGGAAAAATCCTGCAAACTCCTTTTGATAGAAGGGAAAAGGATAGGGGAAGATGGAAATCAACGGGCAATGGAACTTTTGTACCTCTTCAGCCTGGGAGTTGGTGA